One part of the Vitis riparia cultivar Riparia Gloire de Montpellier isolate 1030 chromosome 6, EGFV_Vit.rip_1.0, whole genome shotgun sequence genome encodes these proteins:
- the LOC117916043 gene encoding uncharacterized protein LOC117916043 has protein sequence MPCSLQVLVANKGVEVEASLLTLERPSLASNDLPKEDSFEVGTQLERSFNASPSHLSGSRKRCFGDWEGTSPPSGDADRRSILKAPFLSKGKEKLRNFSKGEDRAGFKGFAGFPHRGSSVAVFPSYPVTREKGFNFVGSCGMMVVENLEVSSYQHSQSSLSLLPPPSGLALPHLSPSVPVLPNSAIQSQFPTKP, from the exons ATGCCCTGTTCCCTCCAAGTTCTGGTTGCTAACAAGGGAGTCGAAGTCGAAGCGAGCCTCTTAACGCTTGAGAGACCGTCGTTAGCTAGCAATGATCTTCCAAAGGAAGATTCTTTCGAAGTGGGAACACAGTTGGAACGGAGCTTCAATGCGAGTCCAAGTCATTTGTCAGGGAGTCGAAAAAGGTGTTTCGGGGATTGGGAAGGAACGTCGCCGCCGAGTGGAGACGCGGATCGAAGGTCTATTCTTAAGGCTCCTTTTCTTTCAAAAGGGAAGGAGAAATTGCGCAACTTCTCTAAAGGTGAAGATAGAGCAGGTTTTAAGGGTTTTGCGGGT TTTCCTCATCGTGGCTCATCAGTCGCGGTTTTTCCTTCTTATCCAGTAACCAGAGAAAAAGGGTTCAACTTTGTGGGGTCTTGTGGAATGATGGTAGTGGAAAACCTCGAGGTATCTTCTTATCAACATTCTCAGTCATCTCTGTCTCTTCTTCCCCCTCCCTCTGGCTTGGCTCTTCCACACCTGAGTCCTTCTGTTCCCGTTCTTCCCAATTCAGCCATTCAGTCTCAGTTTCCTACGAAACCTTAa